The window atcctaagagaattgagcaagattctcagagaactaatgttgatgcacctagtccttctaaaaagaagaaaaagaaaaatgataggactttgcatgcttctagtgaacctgttgttgacacacctgagaatcccaatgatatttgtatttctaatgctgaaacacaatctggtgatgaacatgaacctagtgataatgttaatgataacgttcatgttgatgctcaacctagcaataataatgatgtagagattgaacctgctgttgatattgataacccacaatgaaagaatcaacgttatgataagagagacttcgttgctaggaagcactgtaaagaaagagaaccatgggttcagaaacccatgccttttcctcccaagccatccaagaaaaagatgatgaggattttgagcgctttgctgaaatgattagacctatctttttgcgtatgcgtttgactaatatgcttaaaatgaatccttatgctaagtatatgaaagatattgttacaaataagagaaatgtaccagaagctgaaatttccaccatgcttgctaattatacttttaaaggtggaataccaaagaaactaggagatccaggagtaccaactataccatgctccattaaaagaaactatgttaaaactgctttatgtgatcttggagccggtgttagtgttatacctctctctttatatcgtagacttgatttgaataagttgacacctactgaaatatctttgcaaatggccgataaatcaaccgctatacctgtcagtatttgtgaggatgtgcctgttgtggttgcaaacgttactatcttaacggactttgttattcttgatattcccgaggacgacagtatgtcaattatccttggtagaccctttttgagtactgcaggggctgttattgattgtaacaaaggcaatgtcacttttcatttTAATGGTAATGACCATAGggtacactttccaaggaaacaacctcaagtccacagtatcaattctattggaaaaattccaacgattactattggaggttttgaatttcctcttcctactgtcaaaaagaaatatgatattcttattgtcggggacgtgcatatccccgttgaggtaacctagtgctattcgaaaattctccagtttcatgcgattcggaatgagtttgttaacaagacctgatcaaccttgttagtggattcgttttgatgagcatgggttggatgaagttagaaagcacaactctctgtaccctccttttactttctgttatttagattaaataaagcaaaaatagtattttctgcctgttttctgaattatccttgcaataaataaatataccccgaaaataaaagttcttcaaatgccccgaaaatgaaatatgattttttctagaatatttaagaatatctggcactgagaacacatcagggggagccaccacctggccacgagggtccagggcgcgcccaccccctgggcgcgccccctgcctcgtgggccccatgtggccctccttgacttattccagcacccacacacttcgtcttcctccagaaaaaatcatctcacagctcaaactcgtgttctagctcgttttgctgcgattttcaatctccttgctcaaagctccactcacaaaactgctttgggggattgttcttcggtatgtgactcctccaatggttcaattagtttttgttctagtgctttatttattgcaaatttttgctgcttaggtgaccctgttcttgagcttgcatgtcaaatttatttggtcccaagtagttctaatgcatgatatggtctctaggcacttgtgggaatagttgctatcaatcttgttgagtttggttcacttttattttgagttactaaaaatttcagaaattttcagaaaatgatgaagagattattgaggggctcttcgggccgaagctcgaaggataaacaaagtgaagagaataagaagcccaaatataatcttcctCACACCGCGGAAGTTCgtccgtgtgaatggccttgtgatgaatTCTTGAGAGCAGCCAGGATTCATAATGACttttattatttggctgagaatgtGGGCCttgtcgacttcctccgcgaccagcgcgaacagtatctcctcctcactaatattttcgtgcaaaattttcatttccatgctaggagatcgccaccttcggtggatttttatttatatgatgagtttaaggagatgtcactttatgatttttgTGCGGTTTGCGAGTTGCCTTTTGAGGGCAGCGTAGAGGGACCACATCGTaatgatgtggaagggtttattgatatgattgctgtaggggaaacgaggaaagtttctgatgcaagaatcactagcatacattttcctattctgcgttactttgcaatatttgctagtagatgcttaattggtcgtggaacagtggaaaccttagtgcccctgatattgttattttgcgccatgccttgtttcgtgatactaccttcagtttaggcgctattgttgctaaacaattaaatctgaaccgtacaaagggtcccatctttggaggcatctttgcttcgtgccttgctgcacactttaacatacctatcaggcattatgagaaagaggaaaagttgctgcctcctatttttctagattataatagtatggtagcacatgagtTTATTGTTAAAGATAAGAAGAAGATGCTTAAGTATAaattgatatttgataaaaattattgtgagattattaccttgcctgcgcCCTCTTTGTTTAACATATTTTCAGGCACATACCTCATTTTGCCTGAGGCCATTCATGCATACTTGAGCATGACACCCGCTCCAGAGGCTGAACCGGAACCACCACTTGACCCTTATCggcagtctgtttatcagtgggatccggaggagctCGCCAACAAGTGGCACCCtgaggatcctcctcagtacactggagaggaccattttgatccatgggcatagaccaacttaggccaaaagcctaagcttgcgGAGTACAcatttctcactgacattacattcatgttcacacactcattctagttgtcggtgctcatactttttcactgtactatccatgctagtttattttcctttttctcgctttcttcttgtgtgtttgaaaaaccttaagaaaaaaaacaaaaaattagttgtagcttttagctagtttactttccatgcctgtagtagtaataattaaaagaaaacccaaaaagatttctcattcttcttttgcttgttgggagcttttccatgtaaatagttttatttcctttcttttctttgggggtcgagaggagaagatcATAATGAAAATTttgagtggctcttatatgcattattgttgatttaacaaagagcccatattaccttgtcttctcctttgtattaaatgcttgcagattccaacttagtccaattgcacgtgcactattattattattcacaccgttcggtcatgcaagtgaaaggcaataatgacgatatatgatggactgattgagataagagaagctggtatgaactcgacctctcttgtttttgtaaatatgattagttcatcgttcctgattcagcctatttaCACTACTAGAAATCTACATTACCTAGAGCCAATGTCTTTACCTAGAGCTCATTAGCCTACTCAAGGGATAGAAAAGCAATGAACAGTACCCTCTAGGGAAATGTGAATATCCAAAAAAATTGTAACTTAAGCTTTCCCTAGGGTTGTGCCACGTACAAACATCAAAACCGAAAAAACACAAAGAGATGCGCCGGTGTGGTCATGTAGATTGGCTCCCGCGCTACGCTCGTGCCATTTTTTTCCTCCCGGAAGGTTGGGCCCATTGCACATCGAGAAGAGGAAAGGAAGAAAGGGCGCGTAGAGGGAAAAAAAATCATATGTGTCTCCTCCAAGCACGCCCCTGTCCCAAACGATGCCACCGCCAGACCAAAATTCCTCTCTCTCAAACCCTTCCTCCCATCCCGATCTGCCGCGCCTCGCCCtggatcgcccgctccgccgctcCCCGGCCCGCCCAGCTCCACTGCTCCCCTGCTCGCCTTGCTCCGCCGCTCCCCTGCCCGCCTCGCTCCGCCGCTCCCCTGCCCGCCTCGCTCCACCGCTCCCCTTCTGTTTCTCCTTCTGTACTGCATCCGTGACCTAGTCACACCATGGTCGCGACGGGCGCGGTGGCCCTGGCCACGCCGGCTGGGTGACGGCTTGGTGCCGCTCGTGGTGACTCCATCTGCGACGCCCTCAACTCGTGCTAACTACGCCGCCCTTAACCGTGGTGGCGGTGTCATCCTCGCTGATTGGACGACAACCGGATCTGCCTGCTGTTGTACGCCGCTGCTCCTGTCGAAAAggttctctctccatctctcaCACTCTCTGGTTTAGATAGTTTTTCGGTTGCTGGTTTAGATAGTTGTACTTGTATATGACTagcaaaattctgaaattttgatTTGGTTTTAGCATCGAAAGCAAGCAGTATGTTGTCCACTATTCAGTACATCTTGACGTTGTTCAGTAGCATCGTCAGCACTTGGGGTTGTCAGTTTCAATATCTTGCGTATAAAAGGTGTATGGAAGGTCAAAGGAATAAAAGAAATTTATAGCAAAAAAGGAAATAGAAGAACTGATTGATATGAAGATGCATGAACACATGAATGAGCCATTCAACTATGTAAATTGTGGTCAGAATGTAGACAAGATATTTCAACACGGTGAGTAGGAAATATTTCATATAGTCTATCTGTTGAATTTGTTCACAGCTACTGCAAGTGCATGAATGACAGAAATAGTAGCTTCAGTGATCCATCTTGAATGATGCCATCCTTGAATTTAGGTAAAAGTGGCAGGGCTACTGCATTTTACAATTGTTGTAGTTATGTACATCAAATTGTCTGTGTGTTTTACCATTGATGTATAGTTATCCACATGATTATTATATAGTTATCCATGTTGAGCATCGTATGATTTTCTTGTCCACTTTCCATGTGACCTTCGTATAATATCAATAGAAGTACTACTTCCATTGCTGTtattgatttatttatttattcttgtATAATACTAATCAATTATCTGTTATGTCCCATTGTTGGCAAGCTCATACGTTCTGCGTGTGTGCATGTGTCTCTGTGTATGTGTTATAAATCCATTTACATGCTTTATATTATTTGTACATGTTTTTTCTTCGTGTGAGTTTGTTTTCTCTGGCCAAAGCTAGTAGCCTCTGCTTTATGTTATGAATAAATGGAAGTCCTCCAACATCGTTCATTGGTTTTCTACATTTTTTCAGAAACTGACTAGTGTCGGGTGTTGTTTGCTTGAAGAAAATTTCCCTGTTCGTGGTGTCGAAACAACAGTTGTGTCAAAGCAACAAAGAACAAAGACATTGCTCAACTGGAATCAAGTAGGTATTATGATCTGTTCTTTCCATGAATAAATGTCGATTAATGCATTGTTCATCTGTGTGATAAACCGGGGTTATTTTTTGTTGGCTGATGAGTGGTTTTCTATTTTAGTGTGTATGATGCATTCTATGTGGGGATGCGGCTGGTGATTGTAGCAATTTATTTTTATTTCAGATTTAAGTAGAAAACCAGACCATGTCTTTGGATGCTCAGCGTAGCTGGATGTATAGTGGGTGGAAGGATAATGGAAGACATTCTGATGAGTGGATACGGAATACAAATGCTTTTGTGAACCATGTTTTTTAGGGTGTCCGTAGTTCCAAGTTTGGAGTTTCCTATCCTTGCTCAAAATGTTGCAATGGTAGTAGAAGAACAAAACAATTGATGACCTCTCATCTTTGTCATTGGGGGTTCATGCCCAACTAATGGATTGCACATGGGGAGCGTCATGTTCATGTAGATAGAGTGGAGTCTGTCAACATTAATTGCTTAGAGGACATGTTGTGTGACTTTGGGGATTCAATTCATGTCGATAACTCACACGAGGAGCCAACACCGGATGCCAGAGCTTTTTACGCCATGTTGTCAGCTGTTAGAGAGCCACTCCATGAGTTCACCCAAACCCCACGCTTTGCTACTGTTACATGCTTGATGGGAATTAAGTCACAATACAATCTGTCAGGCGACTGCATAAATAGCACTTTCGCAAGATACACTCCCACAAGTCAATAAAATGCCATCAAGCTTGTATGAGTGCAAGTGTATCTTAGGCCATTTGAAAATGCCACTCCTGAAAATAGATGCATGCGTTAACCATTGCATGCTATACTATAAGGATAGAGAGGAAAAACTGAAGTGTGATTTCTGTGGTGACGCAAGATATAAGGTAGTTAACAATGACTGCCCAAATAAGAAGCGTAAACCCATCCCACGTAAGGTTATGCGATACCTTCCATTTCTATCAAGATTGCAAAGGTTGTTCATGCAGCCTGAATTTGCTAAGCACATGAGATGGCACATGGAAGGCATCCGAGAAAATCTAGGAATGATGGTGCACCCAGGTGATAGTGAATCATGGAAATCTTTCAATGAGGATGGGTTTGCAAGTGATCCACGCAATGTTAAGCTAGTCAAGTCCTCTGATGGCTTCAACCCTTTTAATTTCGGGTTAACACAATACTCTTGTTGGCTTGTGTTTCTTGCTCCTTTGAACCCGCCACCTGCTCTTTACTTGAAAACCCAAAATATCTTTCTTAGCATGGTGATCCCTGGACCAAAGGGTCCTGGCAAGAACTTCAATGTGTACATGGTCTCTCTTTAATGGCATTGTCAATGACATCGAGGTTATTTCTGAGGTGAGAGCTACTGGTACATCTCCAGCAGCCTTGAAACGTCGTCGAgcagaagaaattgaagatgtGCGTAGAAAGGAGTCTGAGAAGACTAAAAAAGCAGAGGCTTATGCCAACAATCTATTGTCATGGGGTGTTAGCATGTACGAGCACTGCAATGGGATACATAAGTTTCTTCAGGTGCTGGTTATACACTTGATGTTTATCAATTAATTTACTAGCATTTGAATGTAACCACTATTTGAATTTTCTTGTTTTGCAGACTTTGGCAACTAACCAAGGTGTACCTATTGGAGAAATACCACCGCCGCCGGTTCCACCTCCTTCACGTTCACTTTCTCCTCCTGGATCTCCACAACCATCTACTATCCAAGTATGTAGTCAATCATCTCAAGCAAAAACACGCAATACATTTAAAGCATGATAAGGATTGCTTCTAAAACCTGACTCTTCTTTTGCAGATTCTAGAAAATAGCGAAGAACCGCCAGCTTTGTGTGCCCAACAAGAAACAAATCCCGGCTCTTTTCATGTATGCATTTCTCCAACTGATCTCAAATTATACAACTAGTGATGGTCTGTTCGCTGTGATGTTCACATACTTGTGACAATATGCATGCTTCTATGATGTATGATGGTAGCCTGTGTGGTGTTGGATCATTTGGGATTAATGTTGATTAATGGGGCTGTGTGATAATGTTGGAGGGATCATAATATATTTTCTTATGTCCAGTTGTCCAATCTACAGTTGTTATGCTGCCAAAATTTATATCAGCCTTTGCATGTGTTGGTTCTCAATACTGTAAATAGGAAATTTTGTTTAGAACTTTGGCGACTTGATGTAATTCACTAATTTGCATTGCAATAGACTTGAGTGTAGTTCATACTTTATTTGGAAACGAAGATCATGACTTCTTTTGTGATTATGTGTTAGAGTAAAAGTAATATCTCACAACCTAAGTTATATTTTGGGTTACTAGAGGTGTGAGAAGTACTTAACATTACCCTTTTTTATTTCCTGGAAAAGTTTCAAAATGCTCCTGTTCTTTGTGCACATACCCTAGAATAGTTTCACACTATTCAAGTTACTGCATTAGAAATGAGTGACTATGGCAGCTTGATCCTTAACTTATAATTCCTATTTAATTTCCTGTAGTAAGTTCTTATTGTCATGTTCCTACCTTTAAAGATTTGTGAATCTTACTTTTCAGGAACATGGTGTTGCCTCAAGTGTTCCTGCTGCAAGTGTTCCTGCTGTAGATGATGAAGGGATGTTTGGGGGATTTTTCAGTCAATCTGGAGCTGGTGCACTCAGCCTATCACTATTGAGCAGCCAGTTGgttccttgatgttcttggatgTATAGTGCGTGGATCGCATTTTGGTGCATGTATAGTTAACATGCTGGTACATGTTCTGTGATGTAGGAaactgtgatacgtctccaatgtatctataatttttgattgctccatgctatattatcttctgttttggacattattgggctttattattcacttctatattatttttgggactaacctattaaccagaggcccagcccagaattgctgctttttgcctattccagagttttgcagaaaaagaatatcaaacggagtccaaacggaatgaaaccttcgggaacatgattttcagaatgaatatgatccaggagacttggaccctacgtcaagaaataaaggaggaggccacgaggtagggggtcgtgcctaccccccccagggcgcgccctccaccctcgtgggccccctgttgctccaccgatgtacttcttcctcctatatatacctacgtacccccaaacgatcagatacggagccaaaaacctaattccatcgccgcaaccttctgtacccacgagatcccatcttggggcctgttccggagctccgccggagggggcatcgatcacggagggcttctacatcaacaccatagcccctccgatgaagtgtcagtattttacctcagaccttcgggtccatagttagtagctagatggcttcttctctctttttggatctcaatacaatgttctccccctctctcgtggagatctattcgatgtaatcttcttttgtggtgtgtttgttgagaccgatgaattgtgggtttatgatcaagtttatctatgaacaatatttgaatcttctgaattcttttatgtatgattggttatctttgcaagtctcttcgaattatcagtttggtttggcctactagattgatctttcttgcaatgggagaagtgcttagctttgggttcaatcttgcggtgtcctttcccagtgacagtaggggcagcaaggcatgtattatattgttgccatcgaggataacaagatggggtttttatcatattgcatgaatttatccctctacatcatgtcatcttgcttaaggcgttactctgttcttatgaacttaatactctagatgcatgctggatagcggtcgatgtgtggagtaatagtagtagatgcaggcaggagtcggtctacttgtctcggacgtgatgcctatatacatgatcatacctagatattctcataactatgctaaattctgtcaattgctcaacagtaatttgttcacccaccgtaaaatacttatgctcttgagagaagccactagtgaaacctatggccccggggtctatcttcatcatattaatcttccaacacttagttatttgctttgctttttactttgcttttattttactttgcatctttatcacaaaaataccaaaaatattatcctatcatatctatcagatctcactctcgtaagtgacagtgaagggattgacatcgggttggttgcgaggatttatttgttttgtgtaggtgcgagggactcgcgcgtagcctcctactggattgataccttggttctcaaaaactaagggaaatacttacgctactttgctgcatcaccctttcctcttcaagggaaaaccaacgcagtgctcaagaggtagcaaactGTAGTTGACCTACATCAGTCTGTACGTGCTAATTGAGATGCTTAATCAATTAGATGTAGCAAACTCTAGCTAGCAAGCCTATTTTTTCTCAAACTGTGATGGCTGGTGATGGCTGGTGGATGTCTTGGCATCTACTGTATGCATGTGACAATTGATATCTAGATGTATATATTAATTATTTGACGTTATTTTCATTTCATAATTATTGATCCATTTTGAATTACTTTAATTATTGCTGttatgaattcaaattcaaattacaCATTTGGATTATGCCACATATCGGGCTGGTGTTTCCCTACAGTATGTACCTCTAGGGGAAGTATGGTGATGTGATGCAAAAGGGCCCCACAATCTTTCCCTAGAGCTTGGCTGTAGGTAAACAACCTACCCATGTGGGATGCAACATCCATATGTAAATCTTTCCCTAGGGCTTGTGCCCCTAGGTAAATAAAATTTCCCTACAGCTTGTTGGGTGCACCCTAGGGAAAGAGCTCTTTCCCGACTATACTATACCTAGAGTTCTTTACCTAGGGCAAGCCCAAGGTAAAGTCTTTCCCTATGGTTTTTCCTATTTCACCTAGGGTATATGGCTCTAGGTAAAATGTAGATTTCTAGTAGtgttatgaatgaaacatgtttgcaatgacaattagagattatagttgcttataccatgcttaattagctaggagtttataatggtttaccttgcgtgccaacatgctattaaaatggttgtgatgtggtatgatagggtggtatcctcctttgaatgattcaagtggctcgacttggcacatgttcacgcatgaagttgaaacaaaatcaacatagcctccacgatatttatgttcatggtggattatatcctacttatgcttgcactcaatgtttattaattttaatgcatgttcatgactgttgtcgctctctagttggtcgcttcccagtctttttctagccttcacttgtactaagcgggaatacttcttgtgcatccacctccataaaccccaaagttattccatatgagtccaccatacattcctatatgcggtatctacctgccattccaagtaaatttgtatgtgccaaactctaaaccttcaaatgaaattttgttttgtatgctcgaatagctcatgtatcaactagggctgtctgtatcttccatgctaggcgggttattctcaagaggagtggactccgctcctcactcacgagaaaatggatggtcaccgggatgcctagtcccatgctcaaaccaaatcaaaataattgcaaacaaaactcccccaggactgttgttagttggaggcactcgttgtttcgggcaagccatggattgatgcttgatggtggtgggggagtataaactttaccattctgcttgggaaccgcctataatgtgtgtagcatggaagatatcgagatctctcggttgttatgttgacaatgaaagtatgccgcacaaaatattatttatctctatttcaaaatcaagctccggcacctctacaaatccctgcttccctctgtgaagggcctgtctatttacttttatgttgagtcatcatcctcttattaaaaagcaccagttggagagcacagctgtcatttgcatccattaccattaatttatattgagtatgactatgactggatctctttatccatgaattacaatgtttagttagtccttgatcttcagaggtgctctgcatttatgttttgcggtctcagaaagggcttgcgagataccatcttgttatatcatattatgattgttttgagaaagtgttgtcatccgagatttattattattgctcgctagttgattatgccattgatatgagtaaacatgagacctaagtgttattgtgaatatggttagttcataatctttgctgaaaacttgaatgctggctttacatatttacaacaacaagagcaaacagagtttgtaaaagtttttctttatcactttcagtttgtcaactgaattgcttgaggacaagcaaaggtttaagcttgggggagttgatattttgctgcagatattaagtaatccaggtgtggttgaattgacaactcaactgctaatacttgagaatactctttggctccccttgtgtcgaattaataaatttgggttgaatactctaccctcgaaaactgttgcgatccccaatacttgtgggttatcaccggctgcttgagctcactgtgcattacagaagccaagtgattagcccccaccagcacccacaaacttattttgaactagcacaccaaaggagctcagcgggaaagtacttgccggggcctgcctTCCTTCGTTTGATCTGTCCTGCTGATGGCTCAATGGATggctggttccacaggcaacttgagggcagcgcgtttcgacaagtcgtcggcaatgctgttctctgctcggggaacatgctctgcttgtagaccatcaaaacgctcctccaacttcctcacttcatccacataggcctccatcaacggccTCTGGTTATCCTTGTTAAattgcttgacgacgagctgcgaatcacctctgatgatgagcttcctaattccgaggtctgccgcgatcctgtgatcggcaagcaatccctcgtactctgCCGTGTTGTTTGTTGATTTTCCCCAGGGAAAGTGCATCTAGACTATGTACTTGaggcgctctccggtgggtgTGACGAGCAGCAAGCCAGCCCCAgcaccttgcagcgagaaagctccatcaaagtacatgatccaatgacgactcgtctccttgccgggaagggtggtctctcgaatctcttcgtcgggcgttgaggtccattctacTATGAACTCTGCTAAGGCTCGGCTCTTGATTGTTGAAGTAgtttcaaacttgaggccaaagctcgacagttccaacgcccactccacgatcctcccggttgcatccaggttgtgcaagattcgttgcaaagggaggcgaGTGACGATGGTGATCTCATGCGCTTGGAAGTAGTGATGCAtctttctcgaggccatgaggaggccgaaaagtagcttctatataccagaatatcttgatctagccccctacaagagggaactgacaaaatagaccgggtgctgcatcaccttcttcttctgttcaACTTTGCCCACCTGCACAGACTCTGTCTTGCCGGGACCAGGCCTTGCCGGGGGTTCCCCCTTGCCGGCATCAGGCCCTACCGGGGAAAGCTCAGGCCCATCATCCGACGGCTCCGCTGCTACTACTGCTTCTTCCTCAAATTCTCTCTGTGCCACTAGCatagcactgaccacttgattcgttgccgccagatatagcagcaatggctcttgcagtttaggtgcgactagtattggcgtggaggagaggtacttcttcaaatcttgcagcgctgcctctgcctccggagtccatttcattggacccgccttttccaaaactttgaaaaaggggagggcgcgctcagcagatttggagatgaacctacttagagcagcaacgcagccggtgagcctacggacgtctttgactcatcttggcgcctcaatctgctcaatcgctttgatcttgtcaggatttgcttcgattccgcgttgagacacaaagaacccaagaagtttgccggatgggacgccgagcacgcacttctctgggttgagcttgaggttgatcttgtgcaggttggcaaatgtttcctccaGATCCTGCACGAGTgtggccttgtccttggttttgactattatatcatccatataagcttccatatttctatgcagctggggctcaaaaccaatttggactgctcgggC is drawn from Aegilops tauschii subsp. strangulata cultivar AL8/78 chromosome 1, Aet v6.0, whole genome shotgun sequence and contains these coding sequences:
- the LOC109767163 gene encoding uncharacterized protein isoform X1, whose product is MCTWSLFNGIVNDIEVISEVRATGTSPAALKRRRAEEIEDVRRKESEKTKKAEAYANNLLSWGVSMYEHCNGIHKFLQTLATNQGVPIGEIPPPPVPPPSRSLSPPGSPQPSTIQILENSEEPPALCAQQETNPGSFHEHGVASSVPAASVPAVDDEGMFGGFFSQSGAGALSLSLLSSQLVP
- the LOC109767163 gene encoding uncharacterized protein isoform X2 translates to MYEHCNGIHKFLQTLATNQGVPIGEIPPPPVPPPSRSLSPPGSPQPSTIQILENSEEPPALCAQQETNPGSFHEHGVASSVPAASVPAVDDEGMFGGFFSQSGAGALSLSLLSSQLVP